In the Deltaproteobacteria bacterium genome, CCTTTGGGGAGAGGGCTAGGGTGAGGGGGAGGATTACAAGATAGTGAGAGTCCTGGTGGTCTCCCCCTCACCCAACCCTCTCCCCAAAGGGAGAGGGAGGTGGATACCCCGCCCCTTGGGGCGGGGTGCATTCATTGCCGCCTACAATGCAGGAATGCGATGGAAACGGTCGTAGGCGTTCGAGCGAGGGCCGAGTCCTGCCTCCGGCGCGCTGCGCACGGCGGCCGTGGTGCGGCGCAACGAGGGCTCCACACTCTCGGGTGTGACGCCGAGTGGGGCAGCGGCGATCGCTGTTGCGGCGATGTCGTCGTAGCGGACCGGTTGCGGTGGTGGCGCGTCGAACGGGATACGGCTTGCGATTTCTTCACGCAGACTGCGGCGCGGCGTCGTCGACGGTTCCGGTGGAACGGCGCGCGTCGGACGATAGTCGATCGGACGTTCATCGTCTTTCGGCGTGCTCCTCACGCTCCCCGTTTTTAAATAGCGGTGTGAAGGCACTTCGTCGCTCCGATCGGTCTCGCGACGCGCTTGGCGCGTCTCGCGGGCGGTACGGCTTTCGTCGTCTGCGCCTTGAGTTTCCCACGTGTCGTCACCCTCACCGATCACATCGAGGCCCATCGCCTCGGGGCGAACGGTGAAGTCGGCACGGCGGTCGACACCAAACGGAGTCGCCACCAGGCGATCAATCATCTTCAAGGGACCGGCATAGGGCCCGTATGCAATTTCCGCGTCGGGCCGGACGAGAATGACGTCTCCGTTGCGATCGCGGTCGATTTTTTTCGCCGTGTCACGGGGCGCGGTGGCGGGCTTACTGGGTGCGGGGTGCGGGGCCTTGGCGGAGAAACGGCCGGCGCGCGGTCGTTTGCGGGCTGGGCGGTCGATCAGTTTCGATGCCGTCGCGGCATTGCGGGCGGACTCGGCGGCGAGCAAGTGATCTGTCACGACCGTCGAGTTGGGTTGACCGCTCAGTTGCTGGGCGGTGTCGAAATCGATCTTGCCCTCTTGATAGAGCGACGCGAGCGCCTCCAACTGCGCCTGCCCTGGCGGTCGCCCATAACCAACAGGAATATGTGAGGGAATAAGCGGTTTATTCATAATCGGGTGCTCCTGTCCGAAGGTTTATACCTTATCTTCGGCGGAGCGCCAAAAAAGTTGCTAAGAATTTTCGGCCCTATTGGAGCGACCGCAGTTACGGGCAGGATGGGCCTTTAGCGTTTGTGTCGACCTTCGGGTCCGGTTTGGCGGTGATTTTTTCGAACAGCGCCAATGCAGATTCAATGGCGGCGGGGTCTTCAATCTCGCTGAGCGCTTGCTGTGGCAACGCGTCGAAGCCGAACAGCGCGCCGACCAACAATGCGGCCTTCTCGGTATCGATTTCGGCGTAGGTAATTTGACGTTCGCTCTTACAGCGTACCCAGTCGTTGGCACAGAAATATCCGTCGATTTCTGCATACGTGCCGCTCCACGCGCTGCGTCTAAACTGCAAGATCTTTTCGTATCCAGTCCCCGCGCCCTCATACGCGATGCCGATGATGCCATCCCCCTTTGCGGCGAGCCGCGAGGTGGCCGGTGTCTGTTTCGTGCCGTTGACTTTGTCGACCAGGGTTTTTCCAATGTCGGTTTGGCTGAGGAACGTCACCCCGAGAAATTCGTTTACTGTTTTGGCCAACTCGGCCGTAACCTTGATCCCGCCCATAGTTGCTCTCCTGGTCGTGGTGCTCCCCCGTCTAGCTATTATCGGGCGTCTGCTGGAAAAGTTGCGTCGGATAATTTCTGATCATGGCCATTCCGAACGCGCCAGGATCAAAATCTACAGGCCATCTGAAGGGGGGTGCTCCCAGAGCCTGTCCCGTCCTGCGGAAAAACATCAATGAAATCAATGTGCCGATCGACAGTGCCTGCTATGTCGAAATAATGTTGAGTGGTTTTAATGGGATAACAGTCGTTGACCCGCGTTGTTTAGGGTGCAGTTGCTGAAACGATGCGCGTGCGGAGCCACTGCTCTATAACGGGAAACCGATGTTGTGGTCGAGAAAGGAGCTTCATGATGAATCGATATCCCGCCTGCGGTTGGATTCGGATCTTCCACCCATTCATGCGGAGAAAAATATCGGTCAGAAAATATGCCGTCCGCTTATTGCCATCGACGAAGGCGTGATTGATCAGGAGTGATTCCATGAGGGCCGCAGCCATTTCTATGACATCCTCGTAATGACCGGTCTGTGGTCGATAGAGAGCGCTCTCCAGCAGACCAAGATCTCGAATTCCAGCTGCGCCGCCGAACCGTTCGAGCAACGTATGGTGCAGTTCCAACGACTCATCAACGGTCGGGAAGGCTATCATTTGGCGAGCAATCGCCCAAGTTGTTCATTTTCTTGTAGTGACGCTTCCATATGTTTAAGAAACGTGGGGCGTACACGTTTCCGTTGCAGAAAATCCGCTAAGGCTTCGGTGAGGAGCCCAGAGAGGTTCTGATGGGAATCTTCCGCGAGGCGTTT is a window encoding:
- a CDS encoding type II toxin-antitoxin system death-on-curing family toxin, producing MIAFPTVDESLELHHTLLERFGGAAGIRDLGLLESALYRPQTGHYEDVIEMAAALMESLLINHAFVDGNKRTAYFLTDIFLRMNGWKIRIQPQAGYRFIMKLLSRPQHRFPVIEQWLRTRIVSATAP